From one Desulfurobacterium thermolithotrophum DSM 11699 genomic stretch:
- the secA gene encoding preprotein translocase subunit SecA gives MLNAILTKIFGSKNEREIKKLKPIVEKINALEPEFEKKSKEDLRALTTKWKEEISKIEDDKEKFKYMDKILPEAFAAVREAAKRTLGMRHYDVQLIGGMVLHQGKIAEMRTGEGKTLVATLPVYLNALAGKGVHVVTVNDYLAKRDAEWMGPVYNYLGLSVGYLQNNMEKEQRKEMYSRDITYGTNSEFGFDYLRDNMAFSKDEKVQRELFFAIVDEADSILIDEARTPLIISGPSEENVDVYYIADAIVRQLKKDKHFEVDEKTKTAVLTDEGIREVEKIVSSMTGIKDFNLYDPKFSDLLHAIIQSLRAHHLFKKDVDYVVKDGKVVIVDEFTGRIMPGRRWSDGLHQAVEAKEGVKIEAENQTLATITLQNYFRLYKKLAGMTGTAETEAAELKEIYGLDVVVIPTNKPVIRKDHPDLIFKTMKAKYNAVVKEIEENYKKGRPVLVGTNSIEASEYLSRLLKKKGIPHQVLNAKHHEREAEIVAQAGRLGAVTIATNMAGRGTDILLGGNPEFLAKKELEKKGITPEKVGEEKYQEIYKETFERYKKITEEEKEKVKALGGLYIIGTERNESRRIDNQLRGRAGRQGDPGESRFFLSLEDNLLRLFGSDRIKKMMEMMNVPDDEPITHKMVSKALENAQRRVEQQNFQIRKRLLEYDEVYNVQRKVIYDQRNKVLEGEDFKEDILYFMEEVAKEMVENYAPVNVLPDEWDLSALKKALEARFGFEFNIPSTYDELMNLSIEDAHDDREKLVKLIYDRLVKEYEKMEKLVGEGQLREIERMIMLQTLDHYWRQHLLALDHIKESIGWRGYGQRDPIVEFKKEAFQLFEELISNIQNGTVDGLFNYYRYVQSQINES, from the coding sequence ATGCTTAATGCTATACTAACTAAGATTTTTGGAAGTAAAAACGAAAGGGAAATAAAGAAATTAAAACCAATAGTTGAAAAGATAAATGCTTTAGAACCAGAATTTGAAAAAAAATCAAAAGAAGACCTAAGAGCATTAACTACTAAGTGGAAAGAGGAAATATCAAAAATTGAAGATGATAAAGAAAAGTTTAAATACATGGACAAAATCCTTCCTGAAGCTTTTGCTGCAGTAAGAGAAGCAGCTAAAAGAACACTTGGAATGCGCCATTACGATGTTCAATTAATTGGTGGAATGGTCCTTCACCAAGGAAAGATTGCTGAAATGAGAACAGGAGAAGGTAAAACACTTGTTGCTACACTTCCTGTCTATCTTAATGCTCTTGCAGGAAAAGGTGTTCATGTTGTGACTGTAAACGACTATTTAGCAAAAAGAGATGCTGAATGGATGGGACCAGTTTATAACTACTTAGGACTTTCAGTTGGATATCTCCAAAATAATATGGAAAAAGAGCAAAGAAAAGAAATGTATTCAAGAGATATAACTTATGGAACTAACAGTGAGTTTGGTTTTGATTACTTAAGAGATAATATGGCATTTTCAAAAGATGAAAAAGTTCAAAGAGAGCTCTTTTTTGCCATCGTTGACGAAGCAGATTCTATTCTTATTGATGAAGCAAGAACTCCTTTAATTATATCCGGACCTTCCGAAGAAAACGTTGATGTTTACTACATTGCAGATGCTATTGTGAGACAACTTAAAAAGGACAAGCATTTCGAAGTTGATGAAAAGACAAAAACAGCTGTATTAACGGATGAAGGAATTAGAGAAGTAGAAAAAATAGTTTCAAGTATGACAGGGATTAAAGACTTTAATCTCTATGATCCCAAATTTTCAGACCTTCTTCACGCGATTATTCAATCTTTAAGAGCTCACCATCTCTTCAAAAAAGATGTTGATTATGTTGTGAAAGATGGAAAGGTAGTTATAGTTGACGAATTTACAGGAAGAATAATGCCTGGAAGACGCTGGAGCGATGGGCTTCACCAAGCTGTTGAAGCAAAAGAAGGAGTTAAGATAGAGGCTGAAAACCAAACTCTTGCAACAATCACGCTCCAAAATTACTTCAGACTCTATAAAAAACTTGCTGGAATGACCGGTACTGCTGAGACAGAAGCTGCTGAGCTTAAGGAAATTTATGGTCTTGATGTTGTAGTTATACCTACAAACAAACCTGTGATAAGAAAAGACCATCCTGATTTGATATTTAAAACTATGAAAGCAAAGTATAATGCTGTCGTAAAAGAAATTGAAGAAAACTACAAAAAAGGAAGACCTGTACTTGTAGGAACAAATTCAATTGAAGCATCTGAGTATCTTTCAAGACTTTTAAAGAAAAAAGGTATTCCTCATCAAGTTTTGAATGCTAAGCATCATGAAAGAGAAGCCGAAATTGTTGCCCAGGCTGGAAGGCTTGGAGCAGTAACAATTGCTACAAATATGGCAGGTCGCGGTACAGACATTCTTCTTGGTGGAAATCCTGAATTCTTAGCAAAAAAAGAATTAGAAAAGAAAGGAATTACTCCAGAAAAAGTAGGAGAGGAAAAGTATCAGGAAATATACAAAGAAACTTTTGAAAGATACAAAAAAATAACCGAAGAAGAAAAAGAGAAAGTAAAAGCACTTGGAGGCCTTTACATAATTGGTACAGAAAGAAACGAATCAAGACGTATAGACAACCAGCTTAGGGGTCGTGCAGGAAGACAGGGTGATCCTGGAGAATCAAGGTTCTTTTTATCTCTTGAAGATAATCTTTTAAGGTTATTTGGTTCGGATAGAATCAAGAAAATGATGGAAATGATGAATGTTCCAGATGATGAACCTATTACTCATAAAATGGTTTCAAAAGCTTTAGAGAATGCACAAAGAAGAGTTGAACAGCAAAACTTCCAGATAAGAAAGAGACTATTAGAGTACGATGAAGTTTACAACGTTCAAAGAAAAGTTATCTACGATCAGAGAAATAAAGTTCTTGAGGGAGAAGACTTTAAGGAAGATATCCTCTACTTTATGGAAGAAGTTGCCAAAGAAATGGTTGAAAACTATGCACCTGTTAATGTATTGCCAGATGAGTGGGATTTAAGTGCTTTAAAGAAAGCTCTTGAAGCAAGATTTGGTTTTGAGTTTAACATTCCGTCTACTTATGATGAACTGATGAACTTGTCTATTGAAGATGCTCACGACGATAGAGAAAAACTTGTAAAGCTTATATATGATAGACTTGTAAAAGAGTACGAAAAAATGGAAAAATTAGTCGGAGAGGGACAGCTTAGAGAAATAGAGAGAATGATTATGCTTCAAACTCTTGATCATTACTGGAGACAACACCTATTAGCACTTGACCATATTAAAGAAAGTATAGGCTGGCGAGGTTACGGTCAAAGAGATCCAATCGTAGAATTTAAAAAGGAAGCTTTCCAGCTCTTTGAAGAGCTCATCTCCAATATACAGAATGGAACGGTAGACGGTCTCTTTAATTACTACAGATACGTACAGAGCCAAATAAATGAATCATAA
- a CDS encoding motility protein A, whose translation MDIATLIGIAGAFLLIIISIVIGGSPGAFINVPSLLITVGGGIAAGMAGFPLGEFINGFKAILKAINPGMPNPIETIDFLTDVAKKARKEGILALESDIDAFYGRDSFFGDVMRMLIDGLEIEEIKSTAESSMAQIEQKLSTEVAVWETLGDLFPAFGMIGTLIGLIQMLQNLSDPSALGPGMAVAMITTLYGAILANVLCIPVAKKLKYYKDLRLLYLEAYLLTAEAIEKGLNPNLLKQKLAGLLGVEIKEG comes from the coding sequence ATGGATATAGCAACTCTTATAGGAATAGCAGGTGCTTTCTTACTTATAATCATTTCTATTGTCATTGGTGGTAGTCCTGGAGCTTTCATTAACGTACCTTCATTACTTATCACCGTAGGTGGCGGTATTGCTGCCGGAATGGCAGGATTTCCTCTTGGAGAGTTTATTAACGGTTTTAAAGCAATCTTAAAGGCTATTAATCCAGGAATGCCTAATCCGATTGAAACTATTGATTTTCTTACGGATGTAGCAAAGAAAGCAAGAAAAGAAGGAATATTAGCCCTTGAATCAGACATTGATGCTTTTTATGGAAGGGATTCATTTTTTGGAGACGTTATGAGAATGCTTATTGATGGGCTTGAAATAGAAGAAATTAAAAGTACAGCAGAAAGCTCAATGGCTCAGATTGAACAAAAATTATCCACGGAAGTTGCTGTTTGGGAAACTTTAGGAGACCTCTTTCCAGCTTTTGGTATGATAGGAACTCTCATTGGTTTAATTCAAATGCTTCAAAACTTAAGTGATCCTTCTGCTCTTGGTCCTGGTATGGCTGTTGCTATGATTACAACGCTTTATGGAGCTATACTGGCAAACGTACTTTGTATACCTGTTGCTAAAAAATTAAAATATTACAAGGATTTAAGACTTCTTTATTTAGAAGCTTACCTTCTTACTGCTGAAGCAATAGAAAAAGGATTGAATCCTAACCTTTTAAAACAAAAACTTGCTGGATTACTAGGAGTAGAAATTAAAGAGGGATAA
- a CDS encoding OmpA/MotB family protein, with the protein MARKKKEECKAPPAWLTSFGDLMSLLLTFFILLYSMSTISLEKFYQAIKGIIQAFGGHYVIHEERVIQGKRIPLDFPDMYPKMKTRRAIEQKLQEIHQMLKKMGVKSEIAKYGTSIRLRINTDKLFPPGSEKPYKETIPLIMEMCKKLKELELPITIEGHTDNVPIRSKIFPSNWELSAARAVSVLRLFIQCGYDPRKLSAAGCGPYRPIAPNTTPEGRAKNRRIEIVIHLPG; encoded by the coding sequence ATGGCAAGAAAGAAAAAGGAGGAGTGTAAAGCTCCTCCAGCATGGCTTACTAGTTTTGGTGACTTAATGTCTCTTCTTTTAACATTTTTTATTCTTCTTTATTCAATGAGTACTATTTCTTTAGAAAAATTTTATCAAGCTATAAAAGGAATTATTCAAGCGTTTGGTGGACACTATGTTATACATGAAGAGAGAGTTATCCAAGGAAAAAGAATTCCTTTAGATTTTCCCGATATGTATCCTAAGATGAAGACTCGCAGAGCGATAGAACAAAAATTACAAGAAATTCATCAAATGCTCAAGAAAATGGGAGTAAAATCAGAAATAGCAAAATATGGAACAAGTATCAGATTGAGAATTAATACTGATAAATTGTTCCCTCCAGGAAGTGAAAAACCTTACAAAGAAACAATACCTCTAATAATGGAAATGTGTAAAAAATTAAAGGAATTGGAACTTCCAATAACTATAGAAGGTCATACAGACAATGTTCCAATACGTTCAAAAATTTTTCCATCTAATTGGGAACTTTCTGCTGCTAGAGCTGTATCCGTTTTAAGACTTTTTATACAATGTGGTTATGATCCTAGAAAATTATCGGCTGCAGGTTGTGGTCCTTATAGACCTATAGCTCCAAATACAACTCCTGAAGGAAGAGCAAAAAACAGGAGAATAGAAATTGTTATCCATTTACCAGGGTGA
- a CDS encoding IS481 family transposase: protein MKQLKRFKGTSLHISSTNTAFKETLKKGRRVKKKLDLTKDRNVKRRLKWIEYYHKTGNARKTCRYFGISPTTFYKWKKRYDKYGIEGLQDRNKRPHKVRQPQTEPEIEHIIVTIREKFPTWSKEKIAAFMERYLNVKISSSTVYRVLKRHGLIERTWKLKSTYKRKKQKGKKNRTRKGLRADKPGTILMDVKYLYWCGKTFYQFTAIDKFTRIAFAKVYSTKSSRSGRRFFEELEKFLPFKIEKVQTDNGSEFLGELDEYLKRKGIEHYFSYPKSPKTNAHVERFIQTTESELWMIEGTEPTVDEMNKKLFEYLKIYNFLRPHHSLNYKTPAEKFEEYIKNHQGVHHVLNSNIGLVIALLKLYQTTAYGVRCISPLKRRGLAQNSS, encoded by the coding sequence ATGAAACAATTGAAAAGATTCAAAGGAACATCCCTCCATATATCCAGCACAAATACGGCGTTCAAAGAAACCCTGAAAAAAGGAAGAAGAGTAAAAAAGAAGCTTGACCTAACAAAAGACAGAAATGTTAAAAGGAGACTCAAATGGATAGAGTACTACCACAAAACAGGCAACGCCAGAAAAACATGCAGATACTTTGGCATCAGTCCAACAACCTTCTACAAGTGGAAAAAAAGATACGACAAGTACGGGATAGAAGGACTCCAAGACAGAAACAAAAGACCTCATAAAGTAAGACAACCACAAACAGAACCTGAAATAGAACACATCATCGTCACAATAAGGGAAAAATTCCCAACCTGGAGCAAAGAAAAGATAGCAGCCTTCATGGAAAGATACCTAAATGTAAAAATATCATCCTCTACAGTTTACAGGGTTCTCAAAAGACACGGACTAATAGAAAGAACCTGGAAACTAAAAAGTACCTACAAGAGGAAGAAACAGAAAGGGAAAAAGAACCGCACCAGAAAAGGACTAAGAGCAGACAAACCAGGAACAATCCTCATGGACGTTAAATACCTCTACTGGTGCGGTAAAACCTTTTACCAGTTCACGGCAATAGACAAGTTCACCCGAATAGCATTTGCCAAGGTTTATTCTACAAAAAGCAGCAGGAGCGGAAGAAGGTTTTTTGAAGAACTTGAAAAATTTCTTCCCTTCAAGATAGAGAAAGTTCAAACGGATAACGGGAGCGAATTTTTAGGGGAGTTAGACGAATATCTTAAAAGAAAAGGGATAGAACACTACTTTAGTTATCCGAAATCTCCCAAGACTAATGCGCATGTAGAAAGGTTTATTCAAACGACAGAAAGTGAACTATGGATGATAGAAGGAACAGAACCGACTGTTGATGAGATGAATAAAAAACTTTTTGAGTATTTAAAGATTTACAACTTTCTTAGACCCCATCACTCTTTAAATTACAAGACTCCCGCTGAGAAGTTTGAGGAATATATTAAAAACCATCAAGGTGTCCACCATGTATTGAACTCGAACATAGGCTTGGTTATCGCCTTGCTTAAATTATATCAAACAACGGCTTACGGCGTGCGCTGTATCTCCCCTTTGAAAAGGAGAGGATTAGCGCAAAATTCTTCCTAA
- a CDS encoding OmpA/MotB family protein — protein sequence MARKKKEECKTAPAWLTSFSDLMSLLLTFFILLYSMSTLDVTKAIKFLSYFQGEKAKSFEHISVVKPIKIYTTDLAKKIKKIIKRILPAYGYQIVVTQEYVLLRLFNKVLFKPNSLELTPKAKEALDKVAEIIKKLPGNYQVRIEGHTSIEEPTKYLPYIHDDWDLSIRRATTVAKYLVSRGVNPKKIIAVGYGNTRPLYTWKNPILQARNRRVEIYLEIAKNKEEKENKQEIKKEEKIPKTVEKNRQSSNSEKR from the coding sequence ATGGCAAGAAAAAAGAAAGAAGAGTGTAAAACAGCTCCAGCGTGGCTTACTAGTTTTAGTGACTTAATGTCTCTTCTTTTAACTTTTTTCATTTTACTTTATTCTATGAGTACTTTAGATGTAACAAAAGCTATAAAATTTCTATCTTATTTTCAAGGAGAAAAAGCAAAGAGCTTTGAACATATATCGGTTGTTAAGCCTATAAAAATTTATACTACTGATCTAGCTAAAAAAATAAAGAAAATAATAAAAAGAATACTTCCTGCTTATGGATATCAAATTGTTGTGACTCAAGAGTATGTTCTTCTGAGACTATTTAATAAAGTCCTTTTTAAACCAAATTCGTTAGAGTTAACTCCTAAAGCAAAAGAAGCTCTTGATAAAGTAGCAGAAATAATAAAAAAGCTTCCAGGAAATTATCAAGTTAGAATAGAAGGACATACAAGTATTGAAGAACCGACAAAGTACTTACCCTATATTCATGATGATTGGGATTTGTCAATCAGGAGAGCTACAACTGTTGCAAAGTATTTGGTTTCAAGGGGAGTAAACCCTAAAAAGATTATAGCTGTTGGATACGGAAATACACGACCACTTTATACCTGGAAAAATCCCATACTACAAGCAAGAAATAGAAGAGTTGAAATTTACTTAGAAATTGCAAAGAATAAAGAAGAAAAAGAAAATAAGCAAGAAATAAAAAAAGAGGAGAAAATACCAAAAACAGTAGAAAAGAATAGACAATCCTCTAATTCAGAAAAACGTTAA
- a CDS encoding sigma-70 family RNA polymerase sigma factor has product MEEKGFFFEDEENFELDNPIDAIDESLPSEVDLFNQQIDPSLIESFVPDKDSLDAFLKSISKIPLLSREEEIEYAKRAKAGDKEALKKLVESNLRFVVSVAKKYLGCGLPLHDLIAEGILGLIEAARRFDPDKGVKFISYAVWWIRQSIMQALAQQTGAVKIPVKQAVLVNKITRSYGELLKKLGREPTTEELAEYVGMEPKEIERLLTVCQVPLSLDTPIGDEEDTTFKDFLKGEGTAEVEEKVVQEELKQSIQEMLEQLTPQEKKIIIMRFGLDGNEPKTLREIGEKLGISRERVRQLETRAKKKMKEYALRKKLNVFLN; this is encoded by the coding sequence ATGGAGGAGAAAGGTTTTTTCTTTGAAGATGAAGAAAACTTTGAACTGGATAATCCTATTGATGCTATAGACGAATCTTTACCGTCTGAAGTAGACCTATTTAACCAGCAGATTGATCCATCGCTTATTGAGTCTTTTGTTCCGGATAAAGACTCTCTTGATGCTTTTTTAAAGTCAATATCAAAGATTCCTCTTCTTTCACGAGAAGAGGAAATAGAATATGCTAAAAGGGCCAAAGCTGGTGATAAAGAAGCATTAAAGAAACTTGTAGAGTCAAACTTGAGATTTGTAGTTAGCGTGGCAAAGAAGTATTTAGGTTGTGGACTTCCTCTCCACGATCTTATTGCAGAAGGAATATTAGGACTAATTGAAGCAGCAAGAAGGTTTGATCCAGACAAAGGTGTAAAGTTCATTTCTTATGCAGTTTGGTGGATTAGACAATCTATTATGCAAGCTCTCGCTCAACAAACAGGAGCAGTAAAAATTCCTGTTAAACAGGCTGTTCTTGTTAATAAAATTACCCGTTCTTATGGAGAGCTCCTAAAAAAACTTGGCAGAGAACCTACAACAGAAGAACTTGCAGAATATGTAGGAATGGAACCAAAAGAAATAGAACGACTTTTAACTGTTTGTCAAGTACCCCTTTCTCTTGATACTCCCATAGGAGATGAAGAAGACACAACGTTTAAAGACTTCTTGAAAGGAGAAGGAACTGCAGAAGTAGAGGAAAAAGTGGTACAGGAAGAGCTAAAGCAGAGTATACAGGAAATGCTTGAACAGCTTACTCCTCAGGAAAAGAAAATAATCATAATGAGATTTGGTCTTGACGGAAATGAACCTAAGACTCTTAGAGAAATTGGTGAAAAACTTGGCATTAGCCGTGAAAGAGTTAGGCAATTGGAAACAAGAGCAAAGAAAAAGATGAAAGAATATGCCTTAAGAAAAAAGCTTAACGTTTTTCTGAATTAG
- a CDS encoding DegQ family serine endoprotease — protein MNTRQLLKGVTLSLTATFLFSLPSFGQEVKPTPQDYNVVESLEKVFESVAEKVKPAVVNISTVSEVKFKHPPIPPEFRDFFFHFGIPFPFDNMPDEFKTKSLGSGFIVKVKNGWAYILTNNHVIDKATKIKVKLSDGSIYKAKVVGKDPKTDIALIKIKIGNKKVPTVELGDSDNIKVGEFVIAVGNPYGLNWTVTHGIVSAKGRHGLGLNPIENFIQTDAAINPGNSGGPLCDIHGKVIGINTAIVRNAQGLGFAVPINIAQKVMNDLLKYGKVIRGWLGVYIEDLSPEIAKKFGVKKGVLVTKVVKDSPAEKGGLRSGDIIVEFNGKPVKNVSDLQLKVINTKPGEKVKVKIIRDGQKKVLTIKIGEMPGSKQVAMENLLSKYGFSVQKLTPELKKRIGIPKWIKDGLIVTTVKPGSPADDAGLKEGDVIVKAGTTPRSMEIMRSVDDLLSIIKKANGSGVLLKVVRGENVIFLVLTSEE, from the coding sequence ATGAACACAAGACAGCTTCTAAAAGGCGTAACTTTGTCTTTAACCGCTACATTTTTATTCTCTCTTCCTTCCTTTGGACAAGAGGTTAAACCAACCCCTCAAGATTACAATGTTGTAGAGTCCTTGGAAAAAGTTTTTGAAAGTGTTGCTGAAAAGGTAAAACCTGCTGTAGTCAACATTAGTACTGTATCAGAAGTAAAATTTAAGCATCCACCAATTCCTCCTGAATTCAGAGACTTTTTCTTCCACTTTGGCATTCCATTTCCTTTTGACAATATGCCTGACGAATTTAAGACTAAATCTTTAGGATCAGGTTTTATTGTGAAAGTAAAAAATGGTTGGGCCTATATCCTTACTAACAACCACGTTATCGATAAGGCAACAAAGATAAAAGTAAAATTGAGTGATGGTTCGATTTACAAAGCTAAAGTTGTTGGAAAAGATCCAAAAACTGATATAGCTCTTATTAAGATTAAAATAGGAAATAAGAAAGTTCCAACCGTTGAACTTGGAGATTCTGATAATATAAAGGTAGGAGAGTTTGTTATAGCAGTTGGGAATCCCTATGGTCTTAACTGGACAGTTACACATGGAATTGTTTCTGCAAAAGGAAGACATGGTCTTGGTTTAAATCCAATTGAAAACTTCATTCAGACAGATGCAGCAATCAATCCTGGTAATAGTGGTGGTCCACTTTGTGATATCCACGGAAAAGTAATTGGAATAAACACAGCAATTGTTAGAAATGCTCAAGGTCTTGGCTTTGCTGTGCCTATTAATATTGCACAAAAAGTTATGAATGACTTACTAAAATATGGAAAAGTCATAAGAGGATGGTTAGGTGTATACATCGAAGATCTTTCACCAGAAATCGCTAAAAAGTTTGGAGTTAAGAAAGGAGTTCTTGTTACAAAAGTTGTAAAAGATAGTCCTGCAGAAAAAGGAGGCCTTAGGAGTGGAGATATAATAGTTGAGTTCAACGGAAAACCCGTGAAGAATGTTTCTGATCTTCAACTTAAGGTTATTAACACAAAACCTGGCGAGAAAGTGAAGGTAAAGATAATAAGAGACGGTCAAAAGAAAGTTCTTACTATAAAAATTGGAGAAATGCCGGGTTCAAAACAGGTAGCAATGGAAAACTTACTTTCAAAGTATGGATTTTCCGTTCAAAAACTTACCCCAGAGTTAAAGAAAAGAATTGGAATTCCTAAATGGATAAAAGACGGTTTAATTGTTACTACAGTCAAACCAGGTTCTCCTGCAGATGATGCAGGACTTAAAGAAGGAGATGTTATTGTTAAAGCAGGAACAACTCCAAGAAGTATGGAAATAATGAGAAGTGTGGACGATTTACTTTCTATTATAAAGAAAGCAAATGGTTCTGGTGTACTTCTTAAAGTAGTAAGAGGAGAAAATGTAATTTTCCTCGTTTTAACCTCTGAAGAATAA
- a CDS encoding C40 family peptidase, whose protein sequence is MNHKELFIPCDKIDVKVLGEEKVKKFSIVLLSLMLFASQAYGDIYTVKRGDSLYTIAKKFKTTIRKIKRLNGLRSNIIRPGQKLIVPGRRFKPKKSLETITFLEKKADNTVSNSMVKAGNEIYPITTVVLEEGERLADALSTPLDVPYDNWNLSILEDPEYKSALLKVLAKVFKNLKNTPYVFGGGNPKYGLDCSSFTMYVYRKLGINLPRTARAQFNVGVPVLKEELKVGDLVFFRTYARFPSHVGIYIGNGKFVHFSSMYHGLAISSLDSRYFRKRYIGAKRILSEKLVKKIVLANGN, encoded by the coding sequence ATGAATCATAAGGAGCTGTTCATTCCTTGTGATAAAATAGATGTCAAGGTTTTAGGAGAAGAAAAGGTGAAGAAGTTTTCTATAGTTTTACTTAGTTTGATGCTGTTTGCTTCTCAAGCATATGGAGACATCTATACGGTTAAAAGAGGCGATTCTCTTTATACAATTGCAAAGAAGTTTAAAACAACTATTAGAAAAATAAAAAGACTTAATGGTTTAAGGAGTAATATCATACGTCCTGGTCAAAAGCTTATAGTTCCGGGTAGGAGATTTAAACCCAAAAAAAGCTTAGAAACTATAACTTTTCTTGAAAAAAAAGCAGATAACACAGTTTCTAATAGTATGGTCAAAGCAGGAAATGAAATATACCCCATAACTACTGTTGTATTAGAAGAAGGTGAACGCTTAGCTGATGCACTTTCTACTCCTCTTGATGTTCCGTATGATAACTGGAATCTTTCCATTTTGGAAGATCCAGAATATAAAAGTGCTCTCTTAAAGGTACTTGCAAAAGTTTTTAAAAATCTCAAAAATACCCCTTACGTTTTTGGTGGAGGTAATCCAAAATATGGACTTGATTGTTCCTCATTTACTATGTATGTTTATAGGAAGTTAGGGATTAATCTACCAAGAACTGCTCGAGCTCAGTTTAACGTTGGAGTTCCTGTTTTAAAAGAGGAATTAAAAGTGGGAGATCTTGTTTTTTTTAGAACATATGCAAGATTTCCATCTCATGTAGGTATATACATTGGAAACGGTAAATTTGTACATTTTTCGTCAATGTATCATGGACTTGCTATATCTTCTCTTGATAGTCGTTACTTTAGAAAGCGCTACATTGGGGCAAAAAGAATTTTAAGTGAAAAACTTGTTAAAAAAATAGTTCTTGCAAACGGTAACTAA
- a CDS encoding FAD-binding oxidoreductase yields the protein MRKIDIGKELQHLIGKEKVKSSLDWRVIYSYDGTPTGYRGIPDVVVFPETTEDVSKVLAFANEERIPVYPRGAGSGLTGGAAPASEGGIVISTEKMNRILEIDEDNLGVLTEPGVVTYDLQKEVEKRGLFYPPDPSSYKYSTIGGNIAENAGGPRCVKYGVTKDYVMQLEVVFADGTVANVGSKAVKSVAGYNLKDLIVGSEGTLAFITKAYLKLIPAPEAVRTAMAIFPKVEQAAQAVADMFKAKVIPTACEFLDKNSIIAVENYAKLGLPTYAEGLLIIEVDGYEAIVDELINRVAEVCKKAGAEEIKIATDLQEREAIWTARRALSPAIVQLKPKKINEDVVVPRSKIPDLIKNVYKIADKYNLMVVNFGHAGDGNIHVNFMYEPKEEDRVEKAVREVFLLTLDLEGSVSGEHGIGWMKKEFLPLEAKDALEKMKAIKRALDPNNILNPGKIF from the coding sequence ATGCGAAAAATAGATATTGGAAAAGAGCTCCAACATCTTATCGGTAAAGAAAAAGTTAAATCTTCTCTTGACTGGAGAGTTATTTATTCTTATGACGGTACTCCTACAGGATATAGAGGAATTCCTGATGTTGTTGTTTTTCCTGAAACCACTGAGGATGTTTCAAAAGTTCTAGCTTTTGCAAATGAAGAAAGAATTCCTGTATATCCAAGAGGAGCAGGTTCAGGCTTAACTGGTGGTGCGGCACCGGCATCAGAAGGTGGAATTGTGATTTCAACCGAAAAAATGAATAGAATTCTTGAAATAGATGAAGATAATTTAGGAGTTCTCACAGAACCAGGTGTTGTAACTTATGACCTACAAAAAGAAGTAGAAAAGAGAGGACTTTTCTATCCACCTGATCCTTCAAGCTATAAGTATTCAACCATTGGTGGAAACATAGCTGAAAATGCTGGTGGTCCAAGGTGTGTAAAGTACGGAGTTACTAAAGATTATGTAATGCAATTAGAAGTTGTCTTTGCTGATGGTACTGTTGCAAATGTTGGCTCAAAAGCAGTTAAATCTGTAGCTGGATATAATTTAAAAGATTTAATAGTAGGTTCAGAAGGAACTCTTGCTTTTATAACTAAAGCATATCTAAAGCTTATTCCTGCTCCCGAAGCTGTTAGAACTGCTATGGCTATTTTCCCCAAAGTAGAACAAGCAGCTCAGGCTGTTGCAGATATGTTTAAAGCAAAAGTAATTCCAACTGCTTGTGAATTTCTTGACAAAAATTCAATTATAGCTGTTGAAAACTATGCAAAATTAGGATTGCCTACCTATGCTGAAGGTTTATTAATCATCGAGGTAGATGGATATGAAGCAATAGTTGACGAGCTTATTAATAGAGTAGCAGAAGTATGTAAAAAGGCAGGAGCAGAAGAAATAAAAATAGCAACAGATTTACAAGAACGAGAAGCTATCTGGACTGCAAGAAGAGCGTTATCTCCTGCAATTGTGCAGTTAAAGCCTAAAAAAATAAATGAAGATGTTGTTGTACCAAGAAGTAAAATTCCTGATTTAATTAAAAATGTCTATAAAATTGCCGATAAATATAATTTGATGGTGGTTAATTTTGGTCATGCTGGTGATGGAAACATTCACGTAAACTTTATGTATGAGCCAAAAGAAGAGGATAGAGTAGAAAAAGCAGTGAGAGAAGTTTTCCTTCTTACTCTTGATTTAGAAGGTTCTGTTTCAGGAGAACATGGAATTGGTTGGATGAAAAAAGAGTTTTTACCATTAGAAGCTAAGGATGCACTTGAGAAAATGAAAGCTATTAAAAGAGCTCTTGATCCAAATAACATCCTCAATCCTGGAAAAATTTTCTAA